In Patescibacteria group bacterium, a single window of DNA contains:
- the rpmF gene encoding 50S ribosomal protein L32, with protein MTPLPKKKHTRSRSNQRRHNAYKVTLPSLVKCKNCGKLKYPHKVCPHCGSKA; from the coding sequence ATGACACCGTTACCAAAGAAAAAGCACACAAGAAGCAGAAGCAACCAACGAAGACACAATGCTTATAAAGTTACATTACCATCTTTGGTGAAATGTAAAAATTGCGGGAAATTAAAATACCCACATAAAGTTTGTCCACATTGTGGAAGTAAAGCTTAA
- a CDS encoding phenylalanine--tRNA ligase subunit beta — protein sequence MDIKISHNWLKEYLQTNASVKEIGDKLALSGPSVEKIEKVKNDYIYDTEVTANRVDCMSILGIAREASAILPNAKLKREKNKQSLHGYAGKNTKDLLKIKIDPKFVNRVMAVVMEVKIGKSPQIIKDRLESADMRSLNNLVDVTNYVMQEIGHPTHVFDFDLIPDGILNFRLSQKGETIITLDDRTYELLGDDIVIEDINRNIIDLPGIMGTKNSVVNNNTKRIIFFIDNIDKQKLRKTSTRLGIRTNAAILNEKGVDPELAAIAFEKGIELYKKIADAKTISRIYDIYPRIYKQKLVKLNHSFIEKKIGIKIPNKKVVEILEKLGFEVKVKGNEVSKACDDYVIKVPSWRANDVTIPEDIVEEVARIYGYYNLPSEIMSGKLPAPITNTDFDFVNKIKEILKSHGGFEIYTNSLVSKEMAGETALKLKNPLGGDAEYLRTSLKPSLINAVKENKKFYHETTNSAYLFEVANVYLRKDPSAALRVTALPKENMTLAAIFANYEYRKAKGIVEALYKELHINEKFNLEILNDTEFYFEIDIETLKKNYKDFAKFVPISKYPSQIEDVTFEFLSNVKVGEIIGEIKKVENVENVELKEIYKNNFTFRIWYHDNEKTLSDADVNKIREKIIWEVNSKFGGSVKN from the coding sequence ATGGATATTAAAATATCACACAACTGGTTAAAAGAATATTTACAGACTAATGCAAGTGTAAAAGAAATTGGAGATAAACTTGCTTTATCAGGGCCTTCTGTAGAAAAAATAGAGAAAGTAAAAAACGACTATATTTATGATACTGAAGTAACTGCAAACAGAGTTGATTGTATGTCTATTCTTGGAATTGCAAGAGAAGCATCAGCAATTTTGCCTAATGCAAAATTAAAAAGAGAAAAAAATAAGCAAAGCTTGCACGGCTACGCCGGTAAAAATACGAAAGATTTATTAAAAATTAAAATAGACCCTAAATTTGTAAATAGAGTAATGGCTGTAGTGATGGAGGTAAAAATAGGGAAGTCACCACAAATTATTAAAGACAGATTAGAAAGTGCTGATATGCGATCTTTAAACAATTTAGTTGATGTAACAAATTATGTAATGCAAGAAATAGGACATCCAACTCATGTTTTTGATTTTGATTTAATTCCAGATGGAATTCTGAATTTCAGATTATCTCAAAAAGGAGAAACAATAATAACTCTTGACGATAGAACTTATGAGCTTTTAGGAGATGATATTGTCATCGAAGATATAAATAGAAATATTATTGATTTACCAGGAATAATGGGAACAAAAAATTCTGTTGTAAATAATAATACAAAAAGAATTATATTTTTTATTGATAATATTGATAAGCAAAAATTACGAAAAACATCCACAAGACTTGGAATTCGAACAAATGCTGCGATATTAAACGAAAAAGGAGTCGATCCTGAGCTTGCAGCAATTGCATTTGAAAAAGGAATCGAGCTTTATAAAAAGATAGCTGATGCAAAAACAATTAGTAGGATTTATGACATATACCCAAGAATTTATAAACAGAAACTTGTGAAGCTTAACCACAGCTTCATAGAAAAGAAAATTGGTATTAAAATTCCAAACAAAAAGGTTGTAGAAATTTTAGAAAAGCTTGGATTTGAAGTTAAAGTTAAGGGAAACGAAGTAAGCAAAGCTTGTGACGATTACGTCATAAAAGTCCCTTCATGGCGAGCAAATGATGTAACAATTCCTGAGGATATTGTTGAAGAAGTTGCCAGAATTTATGGATATTATAATTTGCCAAGCGAAATAATGAGCGGAAAACTCCCTGCACCAATAACTAATACAGATTTTGATTTTGTGAATAAAATTAAGGAGATTTTAAAATCTCACGGAGGATTTGAAATTTATACAAATTCTTTGGTTTCAAAAGAGATGGCAGGAGAAACTGCACTTAAATTAAAAAATCCGCTTGGAGGAGATGCAGAATATTTAAGAACCAGTTTAAAACCTTCTTTAATAAACGCTGTCAAAGAAAACAAAAAATTTTATCACGAAACGACAAATTCGGCTTATTTATTTGAAGTTGCAAACGTTTACTTAAGAAAAGACCCTTCGGCTGCGCTCAGGGTGACAGCTTTGCCAAAAGAGAACATGACTCTCGCTGCCATTTTTGCAAATTATGAATATCGAAAAGCAAAAGGAATAGTTGAAGCATTATATAAAGAACTTCATATTAACGAAAAATTTAATCTAGAAATTTTAAATGATACAGAGTTTTATTTTGAAATAGATATTGAAACTTTGAAGAAAAACTATAAAGATTTTGCAAAGTTTGTACCGATTTCAAAATATCCAAGCCAAATTGAAGACGTTACTTTTGAATTTTTAAGTAATGTGAAGGTTGGAGAAATAATTGGCGAAATTAAAAAAGTGGAGAATGTTGAAAATGTAGAATTGAAAGAAATTTACAAAAATAATTTTACATTTCGAATTTGGTATCATGATAACGAAAAAACTTTGAGCGACGCGGATGTAAATAAAATAAGAGAGAAAATTATTTGGGAAGTGAATAGTAAATTTGGTGGGAGTGTTAAGAATTAA
- a CDS encoding prephenate dehydratase domain-containing protein: MNNNGGIVDESIDSVSKHNFKIIDKYSINIEQCLLGKVDVKLEDIKFIMSHPQGFEQCKNSLNKKFLSIKKIVGKNKEIDPAYLAKELSENKLNKYIAIIGNRRLAEIYNLQILQRNLQDITNNWTTFLLVSKV, translated from the coding sequence ATGAATAATAACGGAGGAATTGTTGATGAAAGCATTGATTCAGTTTCTAAACATAATTTTAAAATAATTGATAAATATTCTATAAATATTGAGCAGTGTTTACTTGGAAAAGTTGATGTTAAATTAGAAGATATAAAATTTATTATGTCTCATCCACAAGGATTTGAACAATGCAAAAATAGTTTAAATAAAAAGTTTTTAAGTATTAAAAAGATTGTTGGGAAAAATAAAGAAATTGATCCGGCATATTTAGCGAAAGAACTATCAGAGAATAAATTAAATAAATATATTGCAATAATTGGGAACAGAAGACTGGCTGAAATTTATAATTTGCAAATTTTGCAAAGAAATTTACAAGATATTACAAACAATTGGACAACTTTTTTATTAGTGTCAAAAGTTTGA
- the nusB gene encoding transcription antitermination factor NusB produces the protein MKTASDPRHKLRRKVIKELFANEFHSQDSSETTKRILQNIDAIDLKITVAAPEWPISKINRVDLAVLQLAVWEIMDGKAPEKVIVDEAIELAKEYGSESSPGFVNGVLGTILKNGK, from the coding sequence ATGAAAACTGCGTCTGATCCGAGGCATAAACTACGTAGAAAAGTTATAAAAGAACTTTTTGCAAATGAATTTCATAGTCAGGATTCTTCGGAAACAACTAAAAGAATTTTACAAAATATTGATGCAATTGATTTAAAAATTACTGTTGCTGCTCCTGAATGGCCAATTTCTAAAATAAATAGAGTAGATCTAGCTGTTTTGCAGCTTGCAGTTTGGGAAATTATGGACGGCAAAGCTCCTGAGAAAGTAATTGTTGATGAGGCGATAGAACTTGCAAAAGAGTACGGATCCGAAAGTTCACCCGGGTTTGTAAACGGAGTACTGGGAACAATCTTGAAAAATGGTAAATAA
- a CDS encoding transglycosylase domain-containing protein, whose translation MWNDYSQTRRRQIVRKRFPFLPHLPEDPTERAKLIAKIAKISFIVVIVGILGVLISFPLIARELPSPTKVVKESGFSTKITDRNGKVLYDVYQNENNIPIDFSDMPQYLREGVISIEDKNFYKNNGFDLIGIARGLFNTVFRGQLAGGSTLTQQLVKNSLLTQDRTVVRKFKEVILTIEVNANFSKDQILQMYLNQIPYGGTALGIEAASEMYFGIPAKNLNLVECAFLAGLPQSPTYYSPYTGSVAAYTARTQDVLRQMQANGYITSDQEKEADNQIASLPFQNPGASFKAPHFVQYVEKEIEDKYGAGALQGGGLTVTTTLDLDLQDKVQQIVTDEIAKVESDHITNGAAVVLNPQTGEILAMVGSKDFNAKDYDGQYNVAVALRQPGSSIKPFTYVTAFKKGYTPATMVMDVQTSFPGGANNPDYVPVNYDGKFVGPIQLRYALANSRNVPAVKVLAMVGIKDMLQTAYDAGIPELAPTQDNLNRLGLSVTLGGGEVTLLDLADGYSIFMNGGYRVNPISILKITDAKGNILEQNNPQKGNSVITAEQAFLIDDILSDNVARTPEFGANSSLLVPGLDVAVKTGTTNDKRDNWTVGGNSEALAGVWVGNNDNSPMLSVASGITGAAPIWNQIIQQALAGKPKVTFNPPPNIVKEDVDTVSGYQAHDGFQSRSEYFIKGTQPQGPDPVHVNLKVCKEDGKLATPSNIAANDYNNQEYFVFKEEDPTAAPGGENKWQEGILNWLNTQNDNRYHPPTTYCGSGNPVNVDFSSPHDQDGMLGNNFTISVNAQSSSTITEVDFYIDGTQVGTVNNLPYQYQANGISNGIHTLRAVAKDQNGNQSDRTISVGVGQSWSQPTPSPSPTPVPTP comes from the coding sequence ATGTGGAATGATTATTCTCAAACCCGAAGAAGACAAATCGTCAGAAAAAGATTTCCCTTTTTACCACATCTTCCAGAAGATCCAACAGAACGCGCAAAGTTAATTGCAAAAATTGCAAAAATAAGTTTTATAGTTGTAATAGTTGGAATTTTGGGAGTTTTAATTAGTTTTCCTTTAATTGCTCGCGAGCTTCCTTCTCCTACAAAAGTTGTTAAAGAATCTGGTTTCTCAACCAAAATTACAGACAGAAATGGAAAAGTTTTATATGATGTTTATCAAAACGAAAACAATATCCCAATCGATTTTAGCGATATGCCGCAGTATCTTCGCGAAGGTGTAATCTCGATCGAAGATAAAAATTTTTACAAAAATAACGGATTTGATTTAATCGGAATTGCCCGCGGTCTTTTTAATACCGTTTTCCGCGGCCAATTAGCTGGAGGGTCAACTCTTACACAACAATTAGTTAAAAATAGTTTATTAACACAGGATAGAACTGTAGTTCGTAAGTTTAAAGAAGTTATTTTAACAATTGAAGTTAATGCTAATTTCTCCAAAGATCAAATTCTGCAAATGTATCTTAATCAAATTCCTTATGGAGGAACTGCTTTGGGAATTGAAGCAGCAAGCGAAATGTATTTTGGAATTCCTGCAAAAAATTTAAATCTTGTTGAATGTGCTTTCCTGGCCGGGCTTCCTCAAAGCCCAACTTATTATTCTCCATACACCGGAAGCGTTGCAGCATATACTGCCCGCACTCAAGATGTTCTTCGGCAAATGCAGGCGAATGGCTATATAACAAGCGATCAGGAAAAAGAAGCAGACAATCAAATTGCCTCTCTTCCTTTTCAAAACCCGGGAGCCAGTTTCAAAGCTCCTCATTTTGTCCAATATGTCGAAAAAGAAATTGAAGATAAATATGGCGCTGGTGCTCTTCAAGGAGGAGGCTTAACTGTAACAACAACTCTTGATTTGGATCTGCAGGATAAAGTCCAGCAAATAGTAACAGATGAAATTGCAAAAGTTGAAAGTGACCATATTACAAACGGCGCCGCTGTAGTTTTAAATCCTCAAACAGGCGAAATTCTTGCAATGGTTGGAAGTAAAGATTTCAATGCCAAAGATTATGATGGTCAATATAATGTTGCCGTAGCTCTGCGTCAGCCTGGTTCTTCAATTAAGCCTTTTACTTATGTCACAGCGTTTAAAAAAGGCTACACTCCGGCAACCATGGTCATGGATGTACAAACTTCATTCCCAGGCGGCGCCAATAACCCCGATTATGTGCCAGTAAATTATGACGGAAAATTTGTTGGCCCAATTCAGCTTCGTTATGCTCTTGCAAATTCCAGAAATGTTCCAGCTGTCAAAGTTCTTGCAATGGTTGGCATAAAAGATATGTTGCAGACTGCTTATGATGCGGGTATTCCAGAACTTGCGCCGACTCAGGATAATTTAAACCGTCTTGGCCTCTCAGTTACTCTTGGAGGAGGAGAAGTTACACTTCTTGATCTTGCAGACGGTTATTCTATTTTTATGAATGGCGGTTACAGAGTGAATCCTATTTCCATCCTGAAAATTACTGACGCTAAGGGAAATATTTTGGAACAAAACAATCCTCAAAAAGGAAATTCTGTTATAACTGCCGAGCAGGCTTTTTTGATTGACGATATTTTATCTGACAATGTTGCAAGAACTCCTGAATTTGGCGCTAACTCTTCTCTCTTGGTTCCAGGCCTTGATGTTGCTGTAAAAACAGGAACCACAAACGATAAAAGAGATAATTGGACAGTTGGCGGAAACAGCGAAGCTCTTGCTGGAGTTTGGGTGGGAAATAATGATAATTCGCCTATGCTTTCTGTCGCATCAGGTATTACAGGTGCAGCGCCGATTTGGAATCAAATTATTCAGCAAGCTCTAGCTGGAAAGCCAAAAGTCACATTTAATCCTCCGCCAAACATTGTTAAAGAAGATGTAGATACAGTTTCTGGCTATCAGGCCCATGATGGATTCCAAAGCCGTAGTGAATATTTTATAAAAGGTACACAGCCTCAAGGTCCAGACCCAGTTCATGTTAATCTTAAAGTTTGTAAAGAAGACGGAAAATTAGCAACTCCGTCAAATATTGCAGCAAACGATTACAATAATCAGGAATACTTTGTCTTTAAAGAAGAAGATCCAACAGCAGCTCCAGGAGGAGAAAATAAATGGCAGGAGGGAATCTTAAATTGGCTTAATACTCAAAATGATAATCGCTATCATCCACCAACAACATATTGTGGTTCTGGGAACCCTGTTAATGTTGATTTTAGTTCTCCTCATGATCAGGATGGAATGCTGGGAAATAATTTTACAATTTCAGTTAATGCGCAGTCGTCAAGTACAATTACTGAAGTTGACTTTTACATAGACGGGACGCAAGTTGGCACTGTTAATAATTTGCCATATCAATATCAAGCAAATGGAATTTCAAATGGCATTCACACTCTTCGTGCAGTTGCCAAAGACCAAAATGGAAATCAATCTGATCGAACTATCTCAGTTGGCGTTGGACAATCCTGGTCCCAGCCAACTCCTTCCCCTTCTCCTACTCCAGTTCCTACTCCTTAA
- the recG gene encoding ATP-dependent DNA helicase RecG: MDLRTVKVDELPLVGPQYAKKLEKLGIYNLWDLMHHVPFRFLDFSKSSAIYNLQIGETATIKGTVTSFVNQYTKKGKPMQIVTIADDTGKVNAIWFNQIYLARTFKKGTKVAIAGELNFMGRNKAIVAPEYEILNEEGNQIHTGGLIPIYSETAGISSKWLRRRIHDVWEKYENDLQEFLPQNVLEKYNLIDFKIAVANVHFPKSLEEFEKGKNRLAFNELLSLHSVNMARKKEWEENKIKKVLKINKNEINKFIKNLPFKLTTSQQTVIDEILDDLQKNIPMNRLLEGDVGSGKTVVAAIGIYATYLNKRKSVLMAPTQILANQHFNTLKSLFKNTEIKVGLWTGSEKTAEEFDVLIGTHALLNAKNKMRSVSFIVIDEQHKFGVKQREKLNNKSTSTKVAHILTMTATPIPRTVALTFFGDLSLSVLNELPKGRQKIVTWVVPKNKRGSGFKWIKTQIKNENIQAFVVCPLIDESENLIEVSKARPFGIKAANKEYEYLQKMFPDLRIGLLHGRMKNREKDEAINDFKAGKINILVATPVVEVGIDIPNATIMVIEAADRFGLASLHQLRGRVGRGQLKSYCLLMSENESEKSGIRLNAMTKTSSGFELAELDLALRGPGEIYGNKQSGIPELKIADWNNLQMIKDAREVAELTQSRL, translated from the coding sequence ATGGATTTAAGAACTGTAAAAGTTGATGAACTTCCTCTTGTTGGTCCTCAATATGCCAAAAAACTCGAGAAGCTTGGAATTTACAATTTATGGGATTTGATGCATCATGTCCCTTTTAGATTTCTTGATTTTTCAAAAAGTAGTGCTATTTATAATTTACAAATTGGAGAAACTGCAACTATTAAAGGTACTGTTACTAGCTTTGTAAATCAATACACAAAAAAAGGGAAGCCGATGCAGATAGTTACAATTGCTGATGATACAGGAAAAGTAAATGCAATTTGGTTTAATCAAATTTATCTAGCGAGAACTTTTAAAAAGGGAACAAAAGTAGCGATTGCCGGAGAATTAAATTTTATGGGACGAAACAAAGCAATTGTTGCTCCAGAATATGAAATTTTAAATGAAGAGGGAAATCAAATTCATACCGGAGGATTAATACCAATTTATAGTGAAACGGCGGGGATTTCTTCAAAATGGCTAAGGAGACGTATTCATGATGTATGGGAAAAATATGAAAATGATTTGCAAGAATTTTTACCTCAAAATGTTTTAGAAAAATATAATTTAATAGATTTTAAAATAGCAGTTGCAAACGTTCATTTCCCAAAAAGTTTAGAAGAGTTTGAAAAAGGGAAAAATAGACTTGCATTTAATGAATTACTTTCGCTTCATAGTGTAAATATGGCACGCAAAAAAGAATGGGAAGAAAACAAAATTAAAAAGGTATTAAAAATAAATAAAAATGAAATAAATAAGTTTATTAAAAATTTACCTTTTAAATTAACCACTTCACAACAAACAGTAATCGATGAAATTTTAGATGATTTACAAAAAAATATTCCAATGAACCGTTTACTTGAAGGAGATGTTGGTAGCGGAAAAACAGTTGTTGCTGCAATTGGAATTTATGCAACTTATCTTAATAAAAGAAAAAGTGTTTTGATGGCGCCAACACAAATACTTGCTAATCAACATTTTAATACTTTAAAAAGTTTATTTAAAAATACTGAAATCAAAGTCGGGCTTTGGACAGGAAGCGAAAAGACTGCGGAAGAATTTGACGTACTCATCGGGACACATGCACTTCTTAATGCTAAAAATAAAATGAGATCTGTAAGTTTTATTGTTATTGATGAACAGCATAAATTTGGAGTAAAACAGAGAGAAAAATTAAATAACAAAAGTACTTCTACAAAAGTAGCTCATATATTAACAATGACCGCAACTCCAATCCCAAGGACTGTTGCCTTAACTTTTTTTGGAGATTTATCTTTGTCAGTCTTAAATGAGTTGCCAAAAGGAAGACAAAAAATTGTAACCTGGGTTGTACCAAAAAACAAGCGAGGTAGCGGATTTAAATGGATTAAAACACAAATTAAAAATGAAAATATACAAGCATTTGTGGTTTGCCCGCTTATTGACGAAAGCGAAAATTTAATAGAAGTGAGCAAAGCTCGTCCCTTCGGGATAAAAGCTGCAAATAAAGAATATGAATACTTACAAAAAATGTTTCCAGATTTAAGGATTGGCTTACTTCACGGACGAATGAAGAATCGCGAAAAAGATGAAGCAATTAATGATTTTAAAGCTGGGAAAATAAATATTTTGGTAGCAACTCCCGTTGTAGAAGTTGGTATAGATATCCCTAATGCAACAATTATGGTAATTGAGGCAGCTGACAGATTTGGACTGGCAAGCCTTCATCAACTTCGCGGACGTGTTGGGAGAGGACAACTAAAATCATATTGCTTATTAATGAGCGAGAATGAAAGCGAAAAATCTGGAATTAGACTAAATGCAATGACAAAAACTTCCTCAGGATTTGAACTTGCAGAGCTTGATTTGGCGCTTCGAGGCCCTGGAGAAATTTACGGAAACAAACAAAGCGGAATACCAGAACTTAAAATTGCAGATTGGAATAATTTACAAATGATCAAAGATGCAAGAGAAGTTGCAGAATTGACGCAATCTAGGCTATAA
- the rnc gene encoding ribonuclease III, with protein MVNNSEEIKILFKNKSLFEQALTHKSVLNENPEVHESNERLEFLGDAILEYVVTDYLYKKLPDKSEGYLTALRANIVNTVNLARFARKINIGEKIYFSKGEEESAKDKDSILADTIEAIIGAIYIDQGLKIANKFILDNILFDLDQKLEEPLKDAKSTLQEILQAQKKAIPKYKTIKITGPDHEKEFTVGVIVDGKEMGRGTGKNKNKAEQKAAQVALEALKV; from the coding sequence ATGGTAAATAATTCTGAGGAAATTAAAATCTTATTTAAAAATAAAAGCTTATTTGAGCAGGCCTTGACCCATAAATCTGTCCTTAACGAAAACCCTGAAGTCCACGAATCAAACGAAAGACTGGAATTTTTAGGTGATGCGATTTTGGAATATGTTGTCACTGATTATTTATATAAAAAACTTCCAGATAAAAGTGAAGGGTATCTGACAGCACTTCGAGCAAATATTGTAAATACTGTGAATTTGGCTAGATTTGCACGAAAAATAAACATAGGAGAAAAAATTTATTTTTCAAAAGGAGAAGAGGAAAGTGCAAAAGACAAAGATAGCATCTTGGCAGATACAATTGAAGCAATTATTGGCGCAATTTATATTGATCAGGGATTAAAAATTGCCAATAAGTTTATTTTGGACAATATTTTGTTTGATCTGGATCAGAAACTTGAAGAACCATTAAAAGACGCGAAAAGCACGTTGCAAGAAATACTTCAGGCACAAAAGAAAGCAATTCCAAAATATAAAACAATAAAAATAACAGGCCCAGATCACGAAAAAGAATTCACAGTAGGAGTCATTGTCGACGGCAAAGAGATGGGAAGAGGAACTGGCAAAAATAAAAATAAAGCAGAGCAAAAAGCAGCTCAAGTTGCTTTGGAGGCATTAAAAGTTTAA
- the pheS gene encoding phenylalanine--tRNA ligase subunit alpha, giving the protein MKDEIINLKNQALGRITDASNLEDLEEIRIDFLGRNGQLNKFFKEIANLDENQKKEVGFVINESKRTVEEFINEKKAHFKESTKKIFDETIPGELPPIGHIHLVTQAINEISNVFEKIGFIRQRYPEVEWDWYGFGALNFPENHPARDDWETFFMDTNPDVKFGPMILTPHTSSGQIREMERTKPPIRMINIAKCYRRQLDNRHLTMFHQFEGLVVDENITLVNLKGTLDYFATAFFGEKRRTRLRPYHFQFTEPSFEVDITCGICNGKGCKFCKEGWLELGGAGMVHPNVLRAGGIDSKKYSGFAFGWGVERTFMMKENMNFDDIRTLYSSDVRVLQQF; this is encoded by the coding sequence ATGAAAGACGAAATTATTAATTTAAAAAATCAGGCATTAGGGAGAATTACAGATGCTTCAAATTTGGAAGACTTGGAAGAAATAAGAATAGATTTTTTAGGAAGAAATGGACAATTAAATAAATTTTTTAAAGAGATTGCAAATCTTGATGAAAACCAAAAGAAAGAAGTTGGATTTGTAATTAACGAATCGAAAAGAACTGTTGAAGAATTTATAAACGAGAAAAAAGCGCATTTTAAAGAATCTACAAAAAAAATATTTGATGAAACAATTCCAGGAGAGTTGCCGCCAATAGGCCACATTCATCTAGTAACTCAGGCGATTAATGAAATAAGTAATGTATTTGAAAAGATAGGTTTCATTCGACAAAGATACCCAGAAGTAGAATGGGACTGGTATGGATTTGGTGCATTAAATTTTCCCGAGAATCATCCTGCGCGCGACGATTGGGAAACTTTTTTTATGGATACAAATCCTGATGTAAAATTTGGACCGATGATTTTAACGCCACATACTTCAAGCGGGCAAATACGAGAAATGGAAAGAACTAAACCGCCGATAAGAATGATTAATATTGCAAAATGCTACAGAAGACAACTGGATAATAGACATTTAACAATGTTTCATCAGTTTGAAGGATTAGTCGTTGATGAAAATATAACTTTAGTAAATTTAAAAGGAACACTTGATTACTTTGCAACCGCGTTTTTCGGAGAAAAACGACGAACTCGTTTAAGACCTTATCATTTTCAGTTTACAGAGCCAAGTTTTGAAGTAGATATTACTTGTGGAATTTGTAACGGCAAAGGTTGTAAATTTTGTAAAGAAGGATGGCTTGAACTTGGAGGAGCTGGAATGGTTCATCCAAACGTTTTAAGAGCTGGAGGAATTGATAGCAAAAAATATTCTGGGTTTGCATTTGGGTGGGGAGTGGAGAGAACTTTTATGATGAAAGAAAATATGAATTTTGACGATATAAGAACTTTATATAGCAGTGATGTGAGAGTTTTACAACAATTTTAA
- the tyrS gene encoding tyrosine--tRNA ligase, whose amino-acid sequence MNIDEVLTRGVTNIIPNKQKLEELLKSDKKLNIYFGADPTATHLHIGNAVGLRKLQQFVELGHNVKFLIGDFTALIGDTSDKDTERPVLTYEQIQQNFKDYKRQAEKILDFSKVNVVFNSEWLKKLSFEDIIKLCQHFSFGEFASRELVAKRLKEGKKVGLHEALYPVMQGYDSWHLNTDIQLGGADQTFNMQAGRILQRDLREKESFILVTGYLEGTDGRKMSKSWGNAIWIDDNPYEMYGKVMSVRDDLIVTYLTLATNLADEKIEEKKKRLADNENPSVIKKELAFQIVKELHSEKDAKEAQEKFEKTFQKKEPDYGTPLPNQGTVIQTIAPFTSLSSMSEAKRMINAGAIEINGEVVNNGNYETKIGDKIKIGKKVFGTVVDKI is encoded by the coding sequence ATGAATATTGACGAAGTATTAACAAGGGGAGTAACAAATATAATTCCAAACAAACAAAAGTTGGAGGAGTTACTAAAATCTGATAAGAAATTAAATATTTATTTTGGTGCAGATCCAACCGCAACACATTTACATATCGGTAATGCTGTAGGACTGCGAAAACTTCAGCAATTTGTAGAACTAGGGCATAACGTTAAATTTTTAATTGGAGACTTTACAGCGTTAATTGGCGATACATCAGACAAAGATACAGAACGGCCTGTTTTGACTTATGAACAAATACAGCAGAATTTTAAAGATTATAAAAGGCAGGCTGAAAAGATATTGGATTTTTCAAAAGTAAACGTAGTTTTTAATAGCGAATGGCTTAAAAAACTTTCCTTTGAAGATATTATTAAACTTTGCCAGCATTTTTCTTTTGGAGAATTTGCAAGCCGGGAACTTGTTGCCAAACGCCTTAAAGAAGGGAAAAAAGTTGGACTTCATGAAGCACTTTATCCAGTTATGCAAGGCTATGACAGCTGGCATCTTAATACTGATATCCAACTTGGCGGAGCAGACCAAACTTTTAATATGCAGGCGGGAAGAATTTTACAAAGAGATTTGCGAGAAAAAGAAAGTTTTATTCTTGTGACAGGATATTTGGAAGGAACTGATGGGCGCAAAATGAGCAAATCCTGGGGAAATGCGATATGGATTGATGATAATCCATATGAAATGTACGGAAAGGTTATGAGTGTTCGCGATGATTTAATTGTTACATATTTAACACTTGCTACAAATTTAGCCGATGAGAAAATTGAAGAAAAGAAAAAAAGACTTGCAGATAATGAAAATCCATCTGTAATTAAAAAAGAATTAGCTTTTCAAATTGTAAAAGAATTGCATAGTGAAAAAGATGCAAAGGAAGCACAAGAAAAATTTGAAAAGACTTTTCAAAAAAAAGAGCCAGACTACGGAACACCTTTACCAAACCAAGGAACAGTTATACAAACAATTGCGCCTTTTACCTCACTTTCAAGTATGTCAGAGGCAAAACGAATGATTAACGCAGGAGCAATTGAAATAAACGGTGAAGTTGTTAATAACGGAAATTACGAAACAAAAATTGGAGATAAAATTAAAATTGGTAAAAAAGTTTTTGGAACTGTTGTAGATAAAATTTAA
- the rplT gene encoding 50S ribosomal protein L20: protein MARIKSKAQVKHRKLRKLTKGYGTVRHKRIAAMNAAVLHAGQYAFAGRKLRKRDLRALWIIRLNAAVREHGLSYSKFIAGLHKNKVEVDRKILSDIAIKDPESFKQIVAAVK, encoded by the coding sequence ATGGCACGTATTAAATCAAAAGCACAAGTAAAACACAGGAAACTTCGAAAATTAACGAAAGGTTATGGAACTGTAAGACATAAAAGAATTGCAGCAATGAATGCAGCAGTTTTGCATGCAGGACAATATGCATTTGCAGGACGCAAACTTCGAAAAAGAGATTTAAGAGCTCTTTGGATAATAAGGCTCAATGCAGCAGTCAGAGAACATGGACTTTCATATTCTAAATTTATAGCAGGACTTCATAAAAACAAAGTTGAAGTTGATCGAAAAATATTATCTGATATTGCAATTAAAGATCCAGAAAGCTTTAAACAAATAGTTGCCGCAGTAAAGTAA